The sequence GTCGGAGTCGTCGTCGGCGCGGAGTCGCTCGGTTCGGGAGCTTCGGCGCGCGAGAGCGCGGCCGGAGCGGCGGAGCCCGGCGCAAGGGTAATCGCCGGCGAAAAGGTCGGCGCGACCTGTCCGGCGGACGACGCGGCCGCTTGGCGCTGCATCGTCTGCACCGGTGACATCGCTCCGGCGAGCGGCGCTTGTTGCGTCGCGCGCGCGGCTGCCGCTTCGGTCGCGGCGAGCGGCATCGAATCCGCGGTTTGCGTGAGTCGTCGAGCGAGCGCCGCCGCGACATCGGCCGAAGCGGTTTGGTCGGGCATGTCTCGCCGTGTCGGCGACGTCGGCTCGACGGTCGGCCGTAAGCGATCCGCAGCGCGAGGATCGACGGCGTTCACGCGCCGGCTCGGTGCGGCGGCCGCTTCGCGACGAGCCATTTCCAAACTTTCGGCAGCAAGCGATTGCTTGAGCTCCGCGACGGCCGTCGGCTTCTGTTGCGGCACGGCCTCGGTCGTGAGCTTTTCTTCGAGCTCGCGACGGTTCAGTGTTTCTTTCGGCAGCACGTCGTTGCGCTGCGGGGTCGAGAGCTCGACCCGAGCCATCTCGATCGGCGTCGGTTTCGGCTCGCGCGTCGGCTCCGGTTCGACCATCGACTCCTTCTCGGCCTTCAGTTGCTCCGGTGTTTTCGGAGTGACTTCGATCTTCGCCTCGTCGCGAATCTCGGTATCGGCGGGACGCGTGAGCTCCGTGGCCTTGTCGTCGGGAGCTTGGGCGGGGATGTAGTCGGGAATCGTCACCGCGACTTCCTCGTTCAGCGACAGGGAAGCGTCGGATACCGGCGACAGCGATGCGCTGAGGAAATATTGCCGCGACCAGAACAAGAGCGAGACGTGAAACACGAGGCTGAGAAAGATTCCGAGTTGCAAACGTCGCTGCGAGCTGCCGCGCAACAGCGCCGCACCGATCAACAGAAACAGCGCGACGACGCCGGTCGAGCCGATTTGAACCCAAGCGTTGCGATACCAAACCTGCGTGAGGAAGTCGCTGTTGGGGTTCGTGTAGATATAGCCGGCCAAGCCGCCGGCGGTGATCAGCAGCAGCAACGTGATCGGCCACCACTGCTCGTCGAAGTCGGCAAGCCTATCGGGCGAGATCTTTCGCACGACTTGCTGCTTCGCGGTCGTATGGGTGACGGACATAAGGCGATCCGGCGGTTAAGTGTCCGAACGGTGCGACTATCGGCGGGGTTTAGTTTCCGGCAGCTGCGGAGGTGATACGGCAATCACGGATGTCGACCTTGGCGCATAAATTCATTACGGCGACGACGTACTTGAGATCGCAATTCTCGTCTCCTCGGATAATGACGGTCTGCCGGCCCGGGTTGTCGGCCTGCGCTTGCCGCAGAACGGCCAGCAGTTCCTCCGGCGTGAGGTTGCGACCGGCCAGGAAGATCTTCCCGCCGCGATCGACGTTGATCGTCATCTCTTTGGGCTTCGCGATGCGGGCCATCGCTTCATCGGCCTTCGGCAGCACTAAGTCCATCTCCCGCTCCGCTTCTTCGAAGCGTGCGGCGACGAGAAAGAAAATCAACAACTGAAACACGACGTCGATCATCGGCGTCAGGTTCAGCTTGTTGAGTGCCGAAGATTTTTTAATTCGGACGGGCATAATCCAACACCTTCACGATTTCAGACCAGCGGCAAGCTCCGGAGACCGATCAGGTTTCTTTCTTGGTTCTACTTCGGAACGATCGCCGGAATTCGTTCCGGCGCGGCGGCATGACTCTCCGGGTGCGCGGCGGCGTTGTCCGATTCCCCGCTCAACGATTGACGATTGACTCGCAACTTCCCTTCGAAGCGTTCCCACTGCGGCAGCATCGCGAGGACGAATTCATCGAGATCGCGAAACAGGCTTTGAATGCGCCCTTCGAAGTAATGCGCGAGCACCGCCGCCGGAATGGCGACGCACAAGCCGGCGAACGTCGTGACCAGCGCCACGTAGATGCCGCGCGCAAGTAGCTCGGCCTTGTTGGTGTGCAGCGTGGAGTTGGCCGTGTCGAAGAAGGCCATGATCATCCCTTGCACGGTCCCGAGCAATCCGATCAACGGCGCGACCGATACCTGTAGCTCGATGGGGCGGACGTTCTTGTACAGCTTTTCCGCCTCACGCTCGTTGACTTCCTTCAGCGTGGCTTCGAGTTCGGCGTACGGGCGACCGATCTTCAATAACACGGCGCGAATTACGGTCGATGCGACCGACGGATACTTCATGCATGCGCGGTAGGCGGCCCGCGGGTCGACGCCGCCTTGGCGTTTCGACAACTCGCCGAGTTCTTGAATCAATTTCGGCGGCATGAGTTTGCGTCGTCGCAAGCCGAGCATCCGCTCGAACGAAAAGCAAACGACCGCTACCGAAGCGAGGTAGATCGGATACATCAACGGCCCGCCGGCGTTCGCGAGCTCGAATAAATTGATGGCCGGGATTTCCTTCGGCGGAAGCGGGGCTTCGACCGGCTGCCCGTTCGGAGCGGCTAGCGCTTGTTGCGCCAGTTGCTCGGCCTGCTGCATCCGATCGTTCGTACCTGCCCCGCGCGCGCCGGGACCGGTTCCGGTGGGAATCGGTTGCGCCAAAGCCGGCAACGCCGCGCCGACCGCAGAAGCTGCGAGCAGCGCGACGAGGAAAAATCGAGAACCGAAAATCCGTTGCATACCGACGAACTCCGAATGCTTCGAGCCGTGTCGCAAGTGCGACACGTACTCGACGACGAACCTATTTACCGAGATCGGCGAGCCGCTTCTTCGCGAGCGCCGCTTCTTCATACTTCGAGTATTTATCGACGACTTCCTGATACGACCGCTTCGCTTGATCGAGCTTGCCGAGCACCTCGAAACATCGGCCCGCCTCGAACTGCGAGCGAGCTTGCCACTCCGGGTAGGCGTATCCGTAGGCGACCTTAAAGAAATGCTTCACCGCTTCCGTATGGTTTTTACGGGTGAAATAAATCTCGCCGATCATGAAGCGGGCTCGCGCGCCGATTTCTCGATCGGTCTCTTCGGTGACTTTTTCGAAGATCGCCAACGCTTCATCGGCGGCCCCGCTCTGGTACTTGGCCCAGCCGCGCTCGTAGTTGATCTCCGGCAGATACGGCGACTTCGGGTTGAGCTGAGCCGCGGCATCGAGCAGTTGCAGGGAACCCGACCAATCTTCCAGTTGCGCGGCCGCTTGTCCGGCGTGCAGCAGCGAGAGCAGGGCGAAGTCGGGCCCTTGCGGCGACTTCACGCGGGTATACGAGGCGAGCGCTTCTTTATACTTCGCTTGCTTGAACTGCGATTCCCCTTCCATGAAGGCGGCGTCTTGCGCGAGCTTACCGTTGGGGAAGTTCTTCTGTTGGAAGCGAAACCACTCTTCGGCCTTCGGGAACTTATCTTGATGGAAGTAACTCCAGCCGAGTTTGTGCGCGGACTTCTCGGTTAGCTCCGCCGAGTCCGATTTTTCGCGGGCATCGTAATAAGCATCGACGGCGGCCGCATAGTCTTTGCGAGCATACGCCTCTTCGCCGACATGAAACAAAGCTTCGGCGGCCTGTTCGCTCTGCGGAAATTCCTTGGCTAGCCGACCGAACGCCGCGGCCGACTCCTTCGCGTTGCCGGCGTTCTTCCGAATCCATCCGATTTCGTACAGCACCTTCGGCGTACCGGCGTATCGCGTGTCGCTCTGGAGCAGCTTCTCGAACGTCGCGAGTGCATCGGTGTTTTTGCCGATCCCCTCTTGGCAGAGCCCGAGCACGTAATAGGCGTCGGTAAGATCCTTGCCCGTGGGCTTGGATTTAAGGAACTCGTTGAGGTCTGCGATGGCGAGATCGAAATGCTCGAGTTGCTGATGCGCGAGCGCTCGGGCATAACGGGCTTTCGCGGCCAGCTCGGCCGGTGCGGCGCTTTTCAACAGCCCATCGAGCGCGGTGATCGCCCCGGCGGCGTCTCCTTGGCCGATGAGGGCCCAAGACAGGCCGTAGCGCGCGTAAGGGACGAGCGTGCTTTGCGGATAGCCGTCGAGCACGCGGCGGTAAGCGGCTTCGGCTCCCTTAAGGTCGCCGGCGGCATAGGCGAGTTCGGCGGAACGATATTCGGCCGTGTCGCGCAATCGGCTCTTCGGATACTTGGCAAGGAATTCCGACAGCGCGGCCTGCGCACCGGCCGCGTTGCCGGCTAAGCGGTTCGTTTCGGCCAGGGCCAGCAGCGTGTCATCGGAACCGAGACGCTCGGGCGCGGCTTGCAACGCCGCGCGGAAATCGGCGATCGCGCCGGCGTAGTCGTTCGTCGCTTGGCGACTCAGCCCGAGCAGATGACGGGCCTCGGATTTCAAGGCCGGATCGCCGAGCAGATCGGCTTGCTTGGCGAGCGAATCGATCACGCCGGCGTGTTTGCCTGCGAGCGAGAGGGCGAGGGCTCGGCGGACGATCCACTTCGCGCGGTCGGCATGTTGCGTAGGAACGGCGGCGAAAAGTTCGTCGTAAGCCGTGACTGCCGATTCGTGCTTCCCGGCGCGAAGCAGAGCCTCGGCATTGATGTAGAGCACATCGTTTCTCAAGTTCGCGCCGGTGCCGGCCGGCAATTTGAGAAAGGCGACGGCGAGATCGCGAGCCTCGTCGTTGCGGCCGAGTTCCAAGGCCATGAAGGAGGCGAGATAGCGGGCCTGCGGCGCGAGGGGATCGGCCGGGAATTTTTCGTAGACGGCCTTATAGGCCGCGAGCGATTCCGCACGACGCTCGGGTTGCTCGTAGAGAGCGTCGGCAAGATCGAGCATGAGTTGCGGCGCGAATTTCGAGGCCGGAGAGTTTCTCAACGCGGCGGCGAAGCGCAGCGCGGCGTCGGCCGGTTGCTTCGATTTCAACAGCGCGCGGCCGGCCCAATGCGAGGCTTCGGCCGCGGCGTCTCCCTTGCCGTCCGCGAGCGGCGCAAGCTTCGCCGCTACGGCCGGATAGTTGCCCGCGAAGTAATCGCTTTTGCCCGCGGCAAGTAGAGCCGCGGCTTTGTATTGCGAGCCGGGAAAGCTCTTCGGCAAGGCATCGTAAACCGCGGCGGCTTCGGCGAACCGTTTCCGATCGTAGAGGCAGCCGGCTTGACGGAGCAGGGCATAGTCGGCGGCGTCGTAGCCTGGGGTCGCCGCGGCGGAGGCGAAGATCTTTTCGGCGGCGTCTAAGTCGCCGGCGGCCGAAAGAAGCTCGGCTCGTCGAACATCGACGTCGACGCGCAGCGCGTGCTTCGGAAACTTAGTGAGGAACTCGACGTAAGCGGCTTGCGCTTCCGCTCCTCGGCCGAGTTCGTCGAGCGTTACGCCGAGCGCGTACAGTGCATCGGGCAGCAACGGATCGGCAGCGAATTCGGTGACGAAGCGGCGGTAGAGATCGGCCGCCGGGGCTTTCTTATTCTGGGCGTAAAGCGCTTCCGCCTCGAAGTAGACCGTCTGCGGAAGATGCTTCCCGGTCGGATGCGACGTCAGCAAGGCGGCGAGGGTCTTCTCGGCGGCTGCGAACAGTTCGGCTTTGCCGGCCTGCGCCGCGTTGAACTGCGCCATGCCGAGGTACAGTCGCGACGACGCGATCAGCTCGAACTTGGGATCGAGCGCAATGAGCCGCTCGAAGGCCGCGATCGCGCCGGCGTAATCTTTGGTTTGCAGCTTGCAAATACCGAGGTAATGGGACGCCTCGGCGACCCTTTTATCTTGCGGAAAGCTTTGAATGAACTTGGCCCATTCGTCGGCCGCGAGATCGAACGCCTGGCGGTTATGTAAGCCGCCGGCCGTGTTGAACTGTAGGTTGGCGGCGCTGCTCGCCGGTGTTTGAGCCTGGGCGACGTCGGCAAACATGCAAAGAGCGAACGGCGCGATCAACAGCGGGGAGCCGAGCGCGGCGGACTTCAAAAAACTGCGGAAGATAGACCGGAACGAAATCATCGTCTTCCTCTTCGAGCGGGATGCGGAAGCCGGGGGCGAGGCCGGCTGACATTTCAACGGGGGTGCAACCCGACATTATTGCAGGTTCGCGAAAGCGCAGCGAGAGGCTGCGGGAACTACGCCGGCCTGTTAGGCGGAATTTCGCTTTATGCTTTCGCGAAAAGCGAGGCCACGGCGCGACCTTTCCCATCTTCCGTGGCATAAAACGGCCGTTTTTCCACATCGAACGCCGTCTGCGGCGAAATACCGAGCGCCGTAAAGATCGAGGCGTGCAGATCCATCACGCTGACCGCATCTTTAATGGCCGATAACGGACGCTCCGGCGCGGTTGCTCCGTGGACATAGCCCCGACGCATCCCGCCGCCGAACATCACGACCGACGAGCCGGCAGTGTAGTGCCGATGCTGCCCGTAGTGCTTCATCTCTTGGATGACGTCGGTCGGTGCCGTGGCTTGGTCTCGGGCGTTCGAGCCCGGTCTTCCTTCGATGAGCATATCGCGGCTGAATTCGCTGGCGATGATGACGAGGGTCCGTTCGAGCAGCCCGCGAGATTCGAGATCGCGCACGAGCTGCGCGATCGGACGATCGATCTCCTTCTTCATCCTGACGAGGGTCTCGTGACCATCCTTGTGGGTGTCCCAATGAAGGAAGGGAACGTACTCCGTCGTGACTTCGACGAACCGCGCTCCCGACTCGACGAGCCGGCGCGCCAGCAGACACCCTCGACCGAAGCGGCCGGTATCGTAACGCTCATAGCTTTCCTTGGGTTCGAGCGAGATGTCGAACGCGGCCCGTTCGTCGGCGCTTAAGAGTCGATAGGCGTTTTCCATCGAACGGAGGAGCGATTCCTGCTGGAAATCGCTCATGCGGTCTCTGTTCGGATTCCCGTCGACGAGCCGGCGATAGAACTTGTGGCGATCGGCGAAGCGGCCCGGCTCCATTCCTTTCGGCGGACGAACCGATTGCGCGGCCTCTTCGGGAAACGGTAGGTTCATCGGACCGAACTCGCTGCCGAAGAAGCCGCCGGTCGTGAAGGCTTTAAGTTCTTCTTGTTCGCCGACCCCTTCCAATCGCTGTCCGATGTTAATGAACGGCGGCAAGACCGGGTTGCGCGGACCGAGCACCTTGGCGATCCATGCGCCGATGTGCGGACAGGCGACGGTTTGCGGCGGCACGTAGCCGGTGTGCCAATGGTATTGATGGCGCGAGTGGAGGATGTTGCCGAGGTCGGGCTGCTGGTGCGAGCGAATCAGGGTCGCGCGGTCCATCACTTGGGCGATGTGCTCCAAGCCCGCGGTGAGCTTGATGTCGTCGACCACGGTGTCGATCGCCGGGAACGTGCTCAAGACATCCTTCACCGGTGTGCCCGGCTTGAACGGCGAATAGCGCTTCGGGTCGAACGTGTCGGGCGCGGCCATGCCGCCCCCCATCCAAAGCAAAATACAAGCATCGGCCGTCGGCTTAGGATGCACGACCTTGTGTCCGCCGGCTGCGGCTTGCAGCAAGCGCGGCTCTCCGAGCGCGAGCGTGCCGAGCGCGGCGGCGCTAAGCTGCTTGAGATAATCGCGGCGCGTCGCGAGTTCTTCGTAGCGCGCCGTTTGTTTCGGATTCAAGGCCATCGAGTCGGCTCCGCTTGGTTAGTCGCCGGTGGATTTCATTATCGCACCAACTGAAACTCCGGCAACATCAGCACGGCCCAGAGCAAGTCTTCTACGTTGCGCGCCGTCGGCTCCGAGCCGAGTATGTCCCGCGCTACGGCTAGTTCGTCCGTCGACGGCGTGCGGGCCAGCGCAGCGCGGAAGATCGCGACGACGAGGTCGGCCGGCTTGCCCGGATGCGCCGCGAGGATTTTCGGCGCTCCGACCGTGAGCGCTTTGGCGAGCGTTTCGCCGTTCGAGAGATCGATCGCTTCGAGCGTGGTTAGCTCGGCGGGGCGCACGCTGACGATCTGGTCGCGATTCGGGCGACCGAGCGAGCGCATTAAGAAGTCGCTTTTGACGAGAGAGGCGCGAACCGGTTGCTCGACCTTGAGCGACCCGCGCACCAGGCCCGAACGCAACGCTTCTTGCAGCGCTAAAGCCCATTCGGGCGCGGGCGGATGCGCAACCGGCTGCCAGCGCGGTTCCGTCGACTTCGCCGGTTCACCCGGCTTCGCGCTCGCCGTTTCCACGACGACTTGCCCGTTGCGGTCGGGCTTGTAGGGCGTCGATTGCCAGAGATCGTCGGTGGCGAAACGCATCAGCGAGCCATCAGCGAGCATGATACGCGCTTCCAAGAATGCCGAACTACCGTTCGATGCTTGCCGACCGGGAGAAATGGTAAGCAAGAATTCGTTCGCACCTGCGCGCAGCTGGGGCGTGATCGTCGTCGGCTGGCTTACGCTGCGGGCCGTGCCGACGGCCGCTTGCTTGCGATTGACGAGCAGCGAGTAGCCATCGGCCGCGACGATGACGACCGTTCCTTGCAGCGGCGCCTTCGGCAGCGTGAGGGTGCCGCGAAACGTATGGTCGGCGGATTGTTTATCTGCCGAAGCATGCGGCGCGATCCACTTGCCGGAGAGGATCTCCGCGGCCACGGCCGACGGTTCGGCTTTACCGCGCAAGAGCGGAGCATCGAACTTCGTCGGAGCACCGGCGGTGAGTTGCCAAACGCCGTCGACGAATTGCTCGGCCGTCATCCGTTTCGCGCGCGGCCCTGCATACACGTAGCTGCGCTCGTCGGCATCGTCGCCGATAATCTCGACACGGCTTTGATACGCCTCGGACGTGGCGATCAACAGCAGCGTTTGTTTGAGGTCGTATCGCTCGGCGGCCAAATGCGCCGCAAGGAAGTCGAGCAGATCGGAGTTCCACGGTTCGGTCTGCATCGCGTCGACCGGATGCACGATGCCGCGTCCCATCAAGCGATGCCAGAAACGATTGACGAGCGTGCGCGTGAAGCGGCCGTTTTCCGGATGCGTCAGTAAGGCCGCAAGCTGCTTTATGCGCTCGGGCCGTGGCGCGCCGGCGTCGATCTGCCCGAGTTCGGGAAAGAGCCATGCCGCCTTCGCTTGCTTGCCGATCGGTTTATCGCAGCGATGGATCTCGAGCGGCGTCGAAGCGTAGACCGCGGCCAGTCCGTAGGCTTCGTCGAGCTTCCAACGATCGATGAAGCTGTCGTGGCAGGAGGCGCATTTCAAGTTGATGCCGAGGAACGTCTGACCGACGCTCTGCGCGAATTGGATCTCGACGGTTTGGCCCGCGCTGACGTCGCCGCGCCACCGAATGCCGTCGGCGAAGCCGGCGCTGTCGGGAGTCGGCGGGTCGACAAGCTCGCGCGCCAAGCGATCGTAGGGGATGTTCATCGCAAGCGCGTCGTAAAGCCAACGGCTGATTTGCTTCCGGCCGCCGGTGATGAAGCCGGTGCCGGTATAATCGTTACGCAGCAGATCGTTCCAAAACGTCAGCCAATGCTCGGCGTAAGCGACGTCGTCGGCTAGGAGCGCGCGAATAAACTTCGTACGCTTGTCCGGGCTCGTATCCGCAAGAAAAGCGTCGAGTTGTTTCGTCGTCGGCAACAGCCCGACGAGGTCGAGGCTCGCGCGGCGCGCGAACGTGGCGTCGTCGATCGGTGCGGGGCGCGGGAGCTTGCGCCGGGCGAGATAGTCGTCGAGTAGGCGGTCGATCGGATTCGTCCGCCCTGCCATCGCCGGCGGCAACGCGACCTTGCGCGGCCTGAGCGGCGGCTCGTAAGCGGGACGAACGAAGACGAAATCTTCGTCCCAAACCAGACCTTGATCGATCCAAGTCTTCAGCAGCGCAATCTTCGCGGCCGGTACCGGCTTTTCCGGAGCAGGGGGCATGTGCCGGTCGGCGTCGTCGGTCGTGAGTCGACGAATCAACTCGCTCGCGTTGCTTTTGCCGCCGCCGTTTTTATCCAACGCCACGACCGGCCCGTTCTCACCTCCGGCGAGCAGTTCGGCCCGACTATTGAGCGAGAAGCCCCCTTGTTTCTTGTCGCCGGTGTGGCACTTCACGCAATGCTCGCGGAAAATCGGTGCGATCTCATGCGCGAAGTCGAGCTTCGCGGGTTTGCCGAGCGCGTCGTCGGCCGCGCGGAGCGGCGCGGCCGACGACATGAGCGCGAGCAAACCTAACAGCGCGAGCCGGCAAAGACGGAGCGACATAGATCGCCGAAGCATCGTCGTTCGCTCCTCGTTACGGTCGCGGTGAAAGGTCGGCGTTCCTTCTTGGTTACTTCTTCTCAGCGGCTTTCGCACGCTGTTCGAGATACGCTTTTTCCTTCGCCTTCATGGCGTCGGGAATCGCGGCCGGCGCATAGTCGCTCGAAGCGACGACCTTCTCATCGGCCGGGATCGTGCGAAGCTTGATACCGCGATACCAGACCGGGTCGCCGTGGTCTTGCAAGTTGAGATTGGCGCCGCGCGACGGCAGGTCGCCGCCGCGGATCTTCAAGATCTCGACTTCCTTGGCCCACTTCGGATCGGCGTAGTCGATATCGACGACCGCTTTGCCGTTGAGCCAATGTTGGATGACGGTCCCTTTGCAAACGATGCGGCCTTCGTTCCATTCGCCGACCGGCTTGGTGTTGTCTACCGACGGAGCGAAACCGAAGTAGATCGACGCGGCGCTGGTGCGAGGGTTCTTGCCGTCGTTGTGAACGGCGTTGTCGAGAACCTGATATTCATATTGACCGGGACGATAGTAAACGCCCGAGTTGCTCCCCTTGGCGACCTTCCATTGGAAGCGGAGCTCGAAATCATCGGGCAT is a genomic window of Planctomycetia bacterium containing:
- a CDS encoding biopolymer transporter ExbD, with amino-acid sequence MPVRIKKSSALNKLNLTPMIDVVFQLLIFFLVAARFEEAEREMDLVLPKADEAMARIAKPKEMTINVDRGGKIFLAGRNLTPEELLAVLRQAQADNPGRQTVIIRGDENCDLKYVVAVMNLCAKVDIRDCRITSAAAGN
- a CDS encoding DUF1501 domain-containing protein, which translates into the protein MALNPKQTARYEELATRRDYLKQLSAAALGTLALGEPRLLQAAAGGHKVVHPKPTADACILLWMGGGMAAPDTFDPKRYSPFKPGTPVKDVLSTFPAIDTVVDDIKLTAGLEHIAQVMDRATLIRSHQQPDLGNILHSRHQYHWHTGYVPPQTVACPHIGAWIAKVLGPRNPVLPPFINIGQRLEGVGEQEELKAFTTGGFFGSEFGPMNLPFPEEAAQSVRPPKGMEPGRFADRHKFYRRLVDGNPNRDRMSDFQQESLLRSMENAYRLLSADERAAFDISLEPKESYERYDTGRFGRGCLLARRLVESGARFVEVTTEYVPFLHWDTHKDGHETLVRMKKEIDRPIAQLVRDLESRGLLERTLVIIASEFSRDMLIEGRPGSNARDQATAPTDVIQEMKHYGQHRHYTAGSSVVMFGGGMRRGYVHGATAPERPLSAIKDAVSVMDLHASIFTALGISPQTAFDVEKRPFYATEDGKGRAVASLFAKA
- a CDS encoding MotA/TolQ/ExbB proton channel family protein codes for the protein MQRIFGSRFFLVALLAASAVGAALPALAQPIPTGTGPGARGAGTNDRMQQAEQLAQQALAAPNGQPVEAPLPPKEIPAINLFELANAGGPLMYPIYLASVAVVCFSFERMLGLRRRKLMPPKLIQELGELSKRQGGVDPRAAYRACMKYPSVASTVIRAVLLKIGRPYAELEATLKEVNEREAEKLYKNVRPIELQVSVAPLIGLLGTVQGMIMAFFDTANSTLHTNKAELLARGIYVALVTTFAGLCVAIPAAVLAHYFEGRIQSLFRDLDEFVLAMLPQWERFEGKLRVNRQSLSGESDNAAAHPESHAAAPERIPAIVPK
- a CDS encoding DUF1080 domain-containing protein, whose protein sequence is MNRRLFLALPAAFALCASLVSQSVFADDPNTLTEAETKAGFAAIFDGKTLEGWDQSGNWKVADGVVTREGKGGSLTYTKQKMPDDFELRFQWKVAKGSNSGVYYRPGQYEYQVLDNAVHNDGKNPRTSAASIYFGFAPSVDNTKPVGEWNEGRIVCKGTVIQHWLNGKAVVDIDYADPKWAKEVEILKIRGGDLPSRGANLNLQDHGDPVWYRGIKLRTIPADEKVVASSDYAPAAIPDAMKAKEKAYLEQRAKAAEKK
- a CDS encoding tetratricopeptide repeat protein; the protein is MISFRSIFRSFLKSAALGSPLLIAPFALCMFADVAQAQTPASSAANLQFNTAGGLHNRQAFDLAADEWAKFIQSFPQDKRVAEASHYLGICKLQTKDYAGAIAAFERLIALDPKFELIASSRLYLGMAQFNAAQAGKAELFAAAEKTLAALLTSHPTGKHLPQTVYFEAEALYAQNKKAPAADLYRRFVTEFAADPLLPDALYALGVTLDELGRGAEAQAAYVEFLTKFPKHALRVDVDVRRAELLSAAGDLDAAEKIFASAAATPGYDAADYALLRQAGCLYDRKRFAEAAAVYDALPKSFPGSQYKAAALLAAGKSDYFAGNYPAVAAKLAPLADGKGDAAAEASHWAGRALLKSKQPADAALRFAAALRNSPASKFAPQLMLDLADALYEQPERRAESLAAYKAVYEKFPADPLAPQARYLASFMALELGRNDEARDLAVAFLKLPAGTGANLRNDVLYINAEALLRAGKHESAVTAYDELFAAVPTQHADRAKWIVRRALALSLAGKHAGVIDSLAKQADLLGDPALKSEARHLLGLSRQATNDYAGAIADFRAALQAAPERLGSDDTLLALAETNRLAGNAAGAQAALSEFLAKYPKSRLRDTAEYRSAELAYAAGDLKGAEAAYRRVLDGYPQSTLVPYARYGLSWALIGQGDAAGAITALDGLLKSAAPAELAAKARYARALAHQQLEHFDLAIADLNEFLKSKPTGKDLTDAYYVLGLCQEGIGKNTDALATFEKLLQSDTRYAGTPKVLYEIGWIRKNAGNAKESAAAFGRLAKEFPQSEQAAEALFHVGEEAYARKDYAAAVDAYYDAREKSDSAELTEKSAHKLGWSYFHQDKFPKAEEWFRFQQKNFPNGKLAQDAAFMEGESQFKQAKYKEALASYTRVKSPQGPDFALLSLLHAGQAAAQLEDWSGSLQLLDAAAQLNPKSPYLPEINYERGWAKYQSGAADEALAIFEKVTEETDREIGARARFMIGEIYFTRKNHTEAVKHFFKVAYGYAYPEWQARSQFEAGRCFEVLGKLDQAKRSYQEVVDKYSKYEEAALAKKRLADLGK
- a CDS encoding PSD1 and planctomycete cytochrome C domain-containing protein; this encodes MSLRLCRLALLGLLALMSSAAPLRAADDALGKPAKLDFAHEIAPIFREHCVKCHTGDKKQGGFSLNSRAELLAGGENGPVVALDKNGGGKSNASELIRRLTTDDADRHMPPAPEKPVPAAKIALLKTWIDQGLVWDEDFVFVRPAYEPPLRPRKVALPPAMAGRTNPIDRLLDDYLARRKLPRPAPIDDATFARRASLDLVGLLPTTKQLDAFLADTSPDKRTKFIRALLADDVAYAEHWLTFWNDLLRNDYTGTGFITGGRKQISRWLYDALAMNIPYDRLARELVDPPTPDSAGFADGIRWRGDVSAGQTVEIQFAQSVGQTFLGINLKCASCHDSFIDRWKLDEAYGLAAVYASTPLEIHRCDKPIGKQAKAAWLFPELGQIDAGAPRPERIKQLAALLTHPENGRFTRTLVNRFWHRLMGRGIVHPVDAMQTEPWNSDLLDFLAAHLAAERYDLKQTLLLIATSEAYQSRVEIIGDDADERSYVYAGPRAKRMTAEQFVDGVWQLTAGAPTKFDAPLLRGKAEPSAVAAEILSGKWIAPHASADKQSADHTFRGTLTLPKAPLQGTVVIVAADGYSLLVNRKQAAVGTARSVSQPTTITPQLRAGANEFLLTISPGRQASNGSSAFLEARIMLADGSLMRFATDDLWQSTPYKPDRNGQVVVETASAKPGEPAKSTEPRWQPVAHPPAPEWALALQEALRSGLVRGSLKVEQPVRASLVKSDFLMRSLGRPNRDQIVSVRPAELTTLEAIDLSNGETLAKALTVGAPKILAAHPGKPADLVVAIFRAALARTPSTDELAVARDILGSEPTARNVEDLLWAVLMLPEFQLVR